From a single Thermothielavioides terrestris NRRL 8126 chromosome 1, complete sequence genomic region:
- a CDS encoding 40S ribosomal protein S24, whose protein sequence is MADSDSPVTLRTRKFIRNPLLGRKQMVVDILHPNRANISKEELREKLAGMYKAQKDQVSVFGLRTQFGGGKTTGFALIYDSPEAMKKFEPHYRLVRVGLATKVERPSRQQRKQRKNRQKTLRGTAKVKGAKSKKEK, encoded by the exons ATGGCCGACTCCGACTCCCCGGTCACGCTGCGTACGCGCAAGTTCATCCGCAACCCTCTGCTCGGTCGCAAGCAGATGGTCGT TGACATCCTCCACCCGAACCGCGCCAACATCTCcaaggaggagctccgcGAGAAGCTCGCCGGCATGTACAAGGCCCAGAAGGACCAGGTCAGCGTGTTCGGTCTCCGGACCCAGTTCGGTGGCGGCAAGACCACCGGCTTCGCCCTCATCTACGACTCGCCCGAGGCCATGAAGAAGTTCGAGCCCCACTACAGGCTGGTCCGCGTCGGCCTGGCAACCAAGGTCGAGAGGCCGAGCAGACAGCAGC GCAAGCAGCGCAAGAACCGGCAGAAGACCCTGCGGGGCACAGCGAAGGTCAAGGGCGCGAAGTCGAAGAAGGAGAAATAA